The genomic region GAGCCGCTCGACCACCTCCATGACGTGGCTGGAGAAGACGACCGTCCCGCCGCCGCCGACGTACCGCTGGAGGATGTCCCGGATCAGCGCCGCCGATACCGGGTCGACCGCCTCGAACGGCTCGTCGAGCACCAGCAGGCGGGGCCCGTGCAGCAGCGCGCAGGCCAGGCCGATCTTCTTCTTCATGCCGGCCGAGTAGTCGACCACCAGGGTGCGGCCGGCGTCGGACAGCGCCAGCACGTCGAGCAACTCGGCCGCCCGCTGGTCGACCACCGCCGGGTCCATCCCGCGCAGCAGGCCGTGGTACGCGAGCAGCTCCGCCCCGCTGAGCCGGTCGAAGAGGCGTACGCCGTCGGGCATGACGCCGAGCAGCTGCTTCGCGCGGACCGGGTCGGCCCAGACGTCGTGCCCGAGCACCCAGGCCTGGCCGTGGTCCGGCCGGAGGAGCCCGACCGCCATCGACAGGGTGGTGGTCTTGCCGGCGCCGTTCGGGCCGAGCAGGCCGTAGAAGGAGCCGGCCGGGACGTCCAGGTCGACGCCGGCCACCGCGACCTTGCTGTCGAACCGCTTCGCCAGGCCGCGCAGCGCCAGCGCCGGGTGCTCACCAGTCATGCGTCCGACCGTATCCGTCCCGCACCAGAACTGCGGCCGCCGCAGGGATGACCTCCGGTCATCCCTGCGATTGACCCGGGTCAGCTGCAACCGGTTCGCCCGCTGGCGGGTGACGAAGGCAGGGACGCGAGAGGGAGGGACATTGGGAAACGACGACGGGTTCGAGGAGTTCTATCGAACCACCAGACATCGGGTCGTCACGGTGCTCTACGCACTCGGCGGCGACCTGGCCGAGGCGCAGGACGCCGCGCAGGAAGCGTACGTGCGGGCCTGGCAGCGGTGGGAGCGGATCAGCGCCTACGGCGATGCGGAGGCGTGGGTGCGGACGGTCGGTCACCGGTTGCTGATCAACCGGTGGCGCAAGATCCGGAACGGGCTCGTCGCCTACCGCCGGCACGGCACGGACCCCGCCGTGCCGCCACCTTCGGAGAACACCGTCGCCCTGGTGGCGGCGCTTCGCCGGTTGCCCGCCGAACAACGCGAGGCCATCGTGCTGCACCACCTGGCCGATCTGTCGGTCGCCGAGATCGCGGCCCAGACCAGCGCCCCGACCGGAACCGTCAAGGCCCGCCTCGCCCGCGGCCGGAAATCCCTGGCCACCATGCTCGACACCGTCCTCCCGGAGGAGGTCACCCATGCCTGACCAGCTCTTCACCGATCTCTACCGGCACACGGAGAACCTGACCTGGGCGCCCACCGACCAGGTGCGCCGGCGCGGCCGGCAACGCACCCGGCGTGCCCGGGTGGCCGCCGGCCTCGCCGGCGTCGTCGCGGTGGCCGTGATCGCCACCGGTGCCGTGGCACTGGCCGGTGGCCCGGACGCGGCCCCGCCCTTTCCGCCCGCCACCGACTCGCCGACGCCCACTCCGTCCACCGGGCCGAGCCGCGCCGCCGATCCGACGCCGAGCAACAGCGGCAGCCCCACCGGTCGGACGCCGTCGAATCCGGCGACGGCCGACGGCGGACCGGCCACGTCGAACGTGGACATCCCCCCTGCGGCGATGCTGCAACTGGCCGACCTGCCGTCGGGCTTCACCGCGGCGGACGAGGCTCCGGACGGCGACTGGACCCTCGCGTCGACCACCGTTTACTGCCGCAACCAGTCGCCGTCGCTGGCCGTGCGCCAGGTCGCCGACCGGGACCGGGTCTTCGACTCGCCCACCGACTCGGTGATCCAGCGCGTCACCCGGCACTCCGGCGATGGCGCCGCGAGTTCCATGGACCGGGTACGCGACCTGGTCGGTGACTGTGTTCCCTACCGGCCCGGCGACTCGCTGTCGATTCTGGCGGACGGCCTCGGTGGGGACGAGTCCCTGCTCGTCGGCTCGCTCATCGAGGGGGAGCCGAGCCGGTGGCTCTTCGTCCGGCGGGGTGATCTCGTGGCGCAGCTCCGGATGGACGAGGCCACCACACCGGCGGAGGCCCGCGGGTATGCCCGGAAGGTGGCCGACCGGCTCTGCGCCGGCACCGACGCCTGCTGACTCGCGGCGCCCGGCGGCCCTGTGCGGCCCTTATGGCCGGAGCGCCTCGGGGGCGTGCAGGCGGAGCATCGTGGCCCCCACATCGGCCGGGGCGCGGCGACGGGAGGCGATCGACACCACCACCATGACGGTGAAGGCGAGGGGGACCGTCCAGGCGGCCGGCTGCGCGATGAGCGTGGCCGGCCAGCCGTCCAGTGCCGGCCCGAGCACGGTTACCAGCACCGCGGCGATCGCGGCGCCGCCGCCGACCAGGATGCCGGCGGCCGCGCCGAGGTCGGTCAGCCCGCGCCACCAGATGCCGAGCACCAGCAGCGGGCAGAAGCTGGACGCGGCGACCGCGAACGCCAGCCCGACCACCTGCGAGACGTCCAGCCCCGAGACGTTCAGCGCGAGCACCGCGGGCACCGTCCCGGCGATCACCGTGGCCAGCCGGAAGCCGCGCACCGAGCCGCGGCCGAGCACATCCGTCGAGATCACCCCGGCGACGCTGGTGAGCAGGCCGGAGGAGGTGGAGAGGAAGGCCGCGAACGCGCCGGCCGCGACGAGCGCGGCGAGCAGCCGACCGGTCAGCCCGTCGCCGAGAGCGGCGCCGGGAAGCAGCACCACCACCGCGTCGGTCTGCCCGGTGACCAGCAGTTGCGGCGTGTAGATCCTGCCGAGCACCCCGTACAGCGTTGGCAACAGGTAGAACGCGCCGACCAGCGCCAGCACGACCAGGGTCGTGCGCCGGGCCGCCGCGCCGTCCGGATTGGTGTAGAAGCGCACCAGCACGTGCGGCAGCCCCATCGTGCCGAGGAAGGTCGCCAGGATCAGCGAGTACGTGGCGAAGAGGCCCCGGTCGTCGTCCCCGGCCGCGCTGGGCAGCAGCCAGTCGGCGGCCCCGGTGGCCACCCCGGACACCTCGGGCACCGGGTCGCCGGCGGCGAAGGAGAGCTCGTCGCCGGGGCGTACCTCCCGGGTCGCGCCGTCGGGGAGGGTGAGGGTGGCGCGGTGCTCGACCACGACGGTGGTGGCGGTCCGGAAGGTCGGCCCGTCGGGCGGGGTCACCGCCGGGCGGGCGTCGGCCTGCCACTGGAGGGCCAGGAAGATCGCGGGTACGGCGAGCGCGGTCAGCTTCAGCCAGTACTGGAACGCCTGGACGAAGGTGATCGCCCGCATCCCGCCCAGCGCCACGTTGGCGGTGACCACCACGGCCACCAGCACGGCGCCCACCGGGTACGCGGAGCCGGCCACCGTGGCCAGCGTGAGCCCGGCGCCCTGGAGCTGCGGCACCAGGTAGAGCCAGCCGATGAAGATGACGAAGGCCGTGGCGAGGATGCGCAGCCGGCGGGAGCCGAGCCGCAGCTCGCAGAAGTCCGGCAGGGTGAACGCGCCGGAGCGGCGCAGCGGGGCGGCCACGAAGAGCAGCAGGGCCAGGTAGCCGGCGGCGAACCCGACCGGATACCAGAGCACGTCCACGCCGTACTTCAGGATCAGGCCGGCGACCCCGAGGAAGGACGCCGCCGACAGGTACTCCCCGCCGATGGCTGCGGCGTTCCAGGTCGGGCTGATCGCCCGGGAGGCGACCAGGAAGTCGGAGGTGGTCCGGGCGAACCGCAGCCCGTAGAAGCCGATGCCGACGGTGATCAGGGTGACCGCGACGATCGCCGGGACGACGAGCCCGTTGCCCATCTCAGCGCTCCGGCCGCTGGACCAGGTCGGTGAAGTCCTGCTCGTTGCGTTCGGCCAACCGCACGTAGGCCCAGCCCACCCCGATCAGGAACGGGAAGCTGGCCACCCCGAGCAACAGCCAGGGCAGGTTCACCCCGAAAACGGTGACCCGGCCGACCGAGGGCGCGATGGCGAAGAGCCAGGGCAGCCCGCCGAGCCCGATCGCCACCACCAGGGAGAGCCGCAACGCCAGGGCGAGCTGCGCCCGCACCAACCCCCGGACGAGGGCTTCGCCGACCTGGGTCTGCTGGGTCAGCTCGGCGCGGGTGCGCATCACCCGGTCGTCCCGCCGGGCCA from Micromonospora sp. WMMD812 harbors:
- a CDS encoding ABC transporter ATP-binding protein, which encodes MTGEHPALALRGLAKRFDSKVAVAGVDLDVPAGSFYGLLGPNGAGKTTTLSMAVGLLRPDHGQAWVLGHDVWADPVRAKQLLGVMPDGVRLFDRLSGAELLAYHGLLRGMDPAVVDQRAAELLDVLALSDAGRTLVVDYSAGMKKKIGLACALLHGPRLLVLDEPFEAVDPVSAALIRDILQRYVGGGGTVVFSSHVMEVVERLCSHVAILAEGTIKRVGTIGQVRGDRSLEDVFVEVVGGRVATGEELAWLSN
- a CDS encoding SigE family RNA polymerase sigma factor, producing the protein MGNDDGFEEFYRTTRHRVVTVLYALGGDLAEAQDAAQEAYVRAWQRWERISAYGDAEAWVRTVGHRLLINRWRKIRNGLVAYRRHGTDPAVPPPSENTVALVAALRRLPAEQREAIVLHHLADLSVAEIAAQTSAPTGTVKARLARGRKSLATMLDTVLPEEVTHA
- a CDS encoding cation acetate symporter, with translation MGNGLVVPAIVAVTLITVGIGFYGLRFARTTSDFLVASRAISPTWNAAAIGGEYLSAASFLGVAGLILKYGVDVLWYPVGFAAGYLALLLFVAAPLRRSGAFTLPDFCELRLGSRRLRILATAFVIFIGWLYLVPQLQGAGLTLATVAGSAYPVGAVLVAVVVTANVALGGMRAITFVQAFQYWLKLTALAVPAIFLALQWQADARPAVTPPDGPTFRTATTVVVEHRATLTLPDGATREVRPGDELSFAAGDPVPEVSGVATGAADWLLPSAAGDDDRGLFATYSLILATFLGTMGLPHVLVRFYTNPDGAAARRTTLVVLALVGAFYLLPTLYGVLGRIYTPQLLVTGQTDAVVVLLPGAALGDGLTGRLLAALVAAGAFAAFLSTSSGLLTSVAGVISTDVLGRGSVRGFRLATVIAGTVPAVLALNVSGLDVSQVVGLAFAVAASSFCPLLVLGIWWRGLTDLGAAAGILVGGGAAIAAVLVTVLGPALDGWPATLIAQPAAWTVPLAFTVMVVVSIASRRRAPADVGATMLRLHAPEALRP